DNA sequence from the Burkholderia pyrrocinia genome:
CCGCAGCATCGACCGCGGTCAGCGCCCGTAGCTCCCGGTCCGCAGCGCCGGCTGCGCGGTCGATGCGCCCGGCGGCACGATCACGACCGGCACGCGGCGCGCGAGCGCGCACATCAGCTCATAGCCGATCGTGCCGCTGGCTTCCGCGACGTCGTCCACCTTCACCTGGTCGCCCCACAGCTCGACGCTCGACCCGATGCCCGCGTTCGGGCACGGTGTCAGGTCGACGGTCAGCATGTCCATCGACACGCGGCCGACGACGCGCGTCATCACGCCGTCCACCGCGATCGGCGTGCCGGTCGGCGCGTGGCGCGGATAGCCGTCCGCGTAGCCGCACGCGACGACGCCGATCCGCATCGGCCGGTCGGCCGTGAAGCGGCGGCCGTAACCGACGGTTTCGTCCGGCGACAGCGTCTGCACGCCGATGATCTTGCTCGTCAGCGTCATCGCGGCCATCAGCGGCGTGTCGGCGATATGCCGCGCCGCACCGGTTGGCGACGCGCCGTACAGGATCGTGCCGGGCCGCACCCAGTCGCGGTGCGCGCGCGGATGCCACAGCACGGCCGCCGAATTCGACACCGAGCGCTCGCCCGGAATCCCGGCCGTGGTCGCATCGAATTGATCGAGCTGCCAGTCGACCTCGCCTTCGTCGGCGTTCGCGAAATGCATCATCAGCGTGATCCTGCCGATCGACGGTGCGCTCGCCGCGCGCTCCCACGCAGCGCGGAACGCGGCGGGCCGGTAGCCGAGCCGGTTCATCCCGGAATTCATCTTGAGCTGGATGTCGATCGGCTGCCGCGGCTTCGCGGCGATCAGCAGGTCGAGCTGCTCGTCGCAGTGCACGGCCACCGTCAGCCGGTGGCGATCGGCCAGCTCGACGTCGGCCGGCTCGAAGATCCCTTCGAGCAGCAGCACGGGCTTGTCCCAGCCGAGTTCGCGCACGCGCACGGCTTCGTCGAGATCGAGCAGACCGATGCCGTCGGCGGCCGCGAGGCCCGGGTAGATCCGCTCGATGCCGTGGCCGTATGCGTTGGCCTTGATCACGGCCCACACGCGCGATTGCGCGGCGGTGCGGCGGATGAAGTCGAGGTTGTGACGGA
Encoded proteins:
- the alr gene encoding alanine racemase, giving the protein MPRPIVALIRPDAIRHNLDFIRRTAAQSRVWAVIKANAYGHGIERIYPGLAAADGIGLLDLDEAVRVRELGWDKPVLLLEGIFEPADVELADRHRLTVAVHCDEQLDLLIAAKPRQPIDIQLKMNSGMNRLGYRPAAFRAAWERAASAPSIGRITLMMHFANADEGEVDWQLDQFDATTAGIPGERSVSNSAAVLWHPRAHRDWVRPGTILYGASPTGAARHIADTPLMAAMTLTSKIIGVQTLSPDETVGYGRRFTADRPMRIGVVACGYADGYPRHAPTGTPIAVDGVMTRVVGRVSMDMLTVDLTPCPNAGIGSSVELWGDQVKVDDVAEASGTIGYELMCALARRVPVVIVPPGASTAQPALRTGSYGR